One genomic region from Ascaphus truei isolate aAscTru1 chromosome 20 unlocalized genomic scaffold, aAscTru1.hap1 SUPER_20_unloc_1, whole genome shotgun sequence encodes:
- the LOC142474704 gene encoding E3 ubiquitin/ISG15 ligase TRIM25-like, producing MASAGLREELTCPICLSTYTQPVTLRCGHNFCQGCIGSVLDSQEGSGLYTCPECRKRFQERPALQRNLELCNIAERFLSTQPEQAVIFCTYCVTSSVPAAKTCLLCDASLCDIHLKRHNKAVEHVLTEPTTSLKTRKCPIHKKLLECYCTEDAACICLSCCVFGEHRGHQVESLNEASEKKKEKLRHVLEKLTSVREETEKRAQSLQERRREAQEKAAGETARVTALIRDIRAQLEVLEKRVLSEITRREEQVSLRVSDLIQQLEIKKDELSRKMLHIEELCNITDPVTVLQGRESDNADFCDAEEGGNEDREGEDNKVPAVGDLYEVLISLTLQRLADIVTDLKAKSGFCVQGDSGILLDVNTAANYVSVSGDLKTASCSGINQLRPNTPERFGSFQVLSTRSFSSGQHYWEVEISESGIRGVGISYPSIVRKQRQSRIGRNKKSWCLYMWDNDYSVIHDTIRTRIYPESPVQRLGIYLDYEAGRLSLYQLCDPIRHLHTVTATFTEPLHAAFFVYNNGCVRIRS from the coding sequence ATGGCGTCTGCTGGTCTGAGAGAGGAGCTAACCTGCCCCATCTGCCTGAGCACTTATACCCAGCCTGTAACGCTGAGATGTGGGCATAACTTCTGCCAGGGCTGTATTGGGAGTGTGTTGGATTCCCAGGAGGGATCTGGACTTTATACCTGTCCTGAATGCAGGAAAAGGTTTCAGGAGCGTCCtgcactgcagaggaacctgGAGCTGTGTAACATAGCGGAGCGTTTCCTTTCTACTCAGCCGGAGCAGGCTGTGATCTTCTGCACTTACTGTGTTACCTCCTCTGTACCTGCTGCTAAAACATGTCTGCTGTGTGACGCCTCCCTGTGTGATATTCACCTAAAAAGACATAACAAAGCAGTGGAACACGTCTTAACTGAGCCAACCACCTCCTTaaagaccaggaaatgtcccATCCACAAGAAGCTCTTGGAGTGTTATTGCACTGAGGATGCTGCCTGTATCTGTTTATCCTGCTGTGTGTTTGGAGAGCACAGGGGACACCAGGTGGAGTCGCTGAATGAGGCCTctgagaagaagaaggagaaacTGAGACATGTTCTGGAGAAACTGACCTCAGTGAGAGAGGAGACTGAGAAAAGAGCCCAGAGTCTGCAGGAACGCAGGAGAGAAGCGCAGGAAAAAGCAGCTGGGGAGACAGCCCGAGTCACTGCCCTGATTAGGGACATCAGGGCACAGCTGGAAGTCCTAGAGAAGCGAGTCCTGAGTGAGATCACCAGGCGGGAAGAGCAGGTTTCTCTCCGAGTCTCTGATCTAATCCAGCAGCTAGAAATAAAGAAGGACGAGCTGTCCAGGAAGATGCTTCACATTGAGGAGCTGTGCAACATCACTGATCCAGTAACTGTCTTACAGGGACGGGAATCAGACAATGCTGACTTCTGTGATGCTGAGGAGGGAGGTAAtgaggacagagagggagaggataATAAGGTCCCTGCTGTAGGGGATTTGTATGAGGTTCTGATCTCACTGACCTTACAGAGATTAGCTGATATTGTGACTGATCTAAAAGCAAAGAGCGGGTTCTGTGTGCAGGGGGATTCAGGCATATTACTGGATGTAAATACAGCTGCTAATTATGTATCTGTATCAGGTGACCTGAAAACTGCATCCTGCTCAGGAATAAACCAGTTACGCCCAAATACACCAGAGAGATTTGGGTCTTTTCAGGTTTTAAGCACCAGGAGTTTTTCCTCAGGACAACATTACTGGGAAGTGGAGATCAGTGAATCAGGGATCAGGGGGGTAGGGATTTCCTATCCCAGTATAGTAAGGAAACAACGTCAGTCCCGCATAGGACGTAATAAGAAATCCTGGTGTTTGTACATGTGGGATAATGATTATTCAGTGATACATGACACAATACGTACACGGATATATCCCGAGTCTCCCGTGCAGAGATTAGGAATATACCTGGACTATGAGGCTGGGCGGCTGTCCCTTTATCAGCTGTGTGACCcgatcagacacttacacaccgtCACTGCCACCTTCACTGAGCCTCTTCATGCTGCGTTCTTTGTATATAATAATGGCTGCGTCAGAATCAGGAGCTAG